A stretch of DNA from Sebastes fasciatus isolate fSebFas1 chromosome 16, fSebFas1.pri, whole genome shotgun sequence:
TGTGTAACAACTAGGGGggtctattagcagaaatggagtataatattaataagtatgttttctttagtgtttaaccACTTGAAAATAAAagtagttgtgttttcgttaccttagaataagccattcatatctacacagggagcaggcttacttgccaaccttgagacatTAAAAATAAGGAGGGTTTCAAAAGTGGGGGGTCttagagtttcagagactttgtttcctgcattctggtgacttttaaagaatgaaaataactaaataataagtacactgcaacagcacttttatgttaaataggcctacttttaatttgacttttaattctcaggaaagaaaactgaataattcgcccctcctTCAtaaacttgtgtgaatctctggcataaactaataatcatcagttttcattctttcattcattttgccctgcttgagtatttctttctcttagtattccccatttctctctccgtctctcactcaacgaaggtcctttcagacacaatgcgacaacggcaccactctgaaacccgttatttccaaaGGCTTGCGCCACGACGgctttgctgtgatgctgtgatgtgcggcgagcgcagctcaaaccgcaCCGTCGTGTCTCAAGCAGCTTTCCTCCGCcgggaaaagacatttggtgtagctgtattgtcgtcTAGGTTGAAACAGTAAGGCTTATGGCTTATGCACGTTGtaccagaaacaggttgagataacagaaaggaaaaaatgCCATAAATCGTAGGAAATTGTGACCCCGCGaagggcagagagagggagagggcaatgaaaaacgggaaGTCTCCCGGGGAAATCATGAGGGTTGGTCAAGTAtgggagcggatcctcttcacagagccggccgccatgtttctacagcatcCCAGAACGGACATACcaaacttttcctgcttgtgtcggagtcgataacgttacgggagaagttgtaatctgcaacctcaccactagatgccgccagatgttacacactgcacctttaatataataatataagtctgacctgaagatatgtgaaagCTTGCCTTGCTTTTCTGGAAATGGTTAAAATGAGCGCTTGAAATCTATTTAAAATTTGTGATCTGAGCCTTTCATTTTGGCTCACAAAGCAGTCTTTCATACATGAGCGCTTTTGTTGCAGCTTTCTCCTCCTATTCATAGAGAGGAGAAATCAGGACAAGCAGGAAACCTGATCCGCAAACTAGCAGAGTCCCCTCCCTGTTGCTCTTCCGTCTCACACCTGCAGCGCAAAACCACACAGCAAAACATCGACACTGCTGCCTTTTACAGCCGAGTGAAAGCTTCTGGTTTAAAATGATCTCCAGCTCAACTGAAGGTGGACTTTGTTGCCGTCTTTGACTTAAATACATGCCTCCTATTTGTTTTTTGGCAACATGCAGACGCAGCTCgttggtgtgtgtttggcaATCATCGGCTTTTTTGGCACCATCCTCATCTGCGGACTGCCCATGTGGAAGGTGACGGCCTTTATTGGGGCAAATATCGTCACCTCTCAGGTCTTCTGGGAAGGTTTATGGATGAATTGTGTGATCCAGAGTACGGGTCAGTCGCAGTGTAAGGCCTACGACTCCATTCTGGCTTTACCGCAGGATCTGCAGGCGTCCAGGGCTCTGATTTGCGTCTCCATCGCTGTCAGCGTGGTGGCCATCGGGCTCACTGTGGTCGGGGCACGCTGCACCAACTTCTTACGTGGCGACTGGCTGACCAAAGCTAACATTGGCCTGGCTGGAGGGCTGGTGTTCATATTAGCAGGACTCCTGTGCATTATTCCTGTCAGCTTGTCGGCTTACAGCATCATCACGGGTTTCTACAACCCCCTGCCCACCtcggagaggaggggggagctCGGGGCCTCCATCTATGTAGGCTGGGCGTCTGGAGCTCTGCTCATCATCGGTGGAGGGGTGTTGGGTAGCACCTACAGATGCAGAGGACgagaagagagaaggagagtacACAGACGTCAAATACGTACTGTTGTTGAAAATGTGCGGTAATGTGTTTAGTGTGATGGACTTTGTCTTTGATtctttttcatcttttatttcAACCTTAAAATGCACTATACTGACATTTTACAACCAATCTGTGTAAAATATGAAATtgtgtagcatatttacagtatattgctCGACGAGGGCATGCAGCTGTTTTTAAAGTGAAGAATGAAATAATGAAGTCTAGTTGAGCCAGTAGTTGTATTATATGATATTACAGGATGTTAACTGaagaaaacatgtttaatgATGTTTCATTTAGAGATCTGAGTATATGTGATGTGTTTtcaacgcgttctcatcccaactcctcacatactgacgctttgtcagacccctcagcgtcacttttTGGTCTCAGTAAACACGggacacgggacacaaacaaccagctgattgtaacctcacgcacgggacatgaacagcggttcAAGCTTGGATTaaagtgtttgttggacccatccacctccccctctgtgtgtctcttttgcccTTTAAACTACGTCCCCATAGCACTTTCCCTGTGTGtatactgttgccgcggataagtttacattgtagttaatagGAAGCTTGGTGTGTCTCataccgacgctaaagggtgtcttgtgcgtcggtatcaaaCGTCAACGTCCGTGACAAAGCATTGGTacttgacgccctgggaatgagaacgggccgATGTTTTATTATGTACAGAATACATTATGAATGCTGCAAGAACAATCAGTTTTAAGACTTTTACAGACCACTGGTGTCATATTTAATCATAATACTAAACTGTATTGTTTTTACCTGCCAAtgaaatgtgtctttgtttgCAACAAGAAAGGAATAGGAATTTTGAGAGACAAATTTCAGCTACTTGAAACAGAATAAGGcaaagaaatgtttttattattactctttGATCACTTAAGAGTTGTTAAACAAGTTGAATTGTACTGGAAACACCTACAATGTTCACTGGTAGACTGGTTTTTCCTGCCTTTTTTCCTCAGTATTGAGTAATTGAACAATatgtttgctgttgttgttgcaatGTCAAGTGAAGGAATCTATGAATGTTTATATGTTTGCATCTCAACAAACCAATAAATTACcttgtatatttgtatttttgtacataagttctgcattttttttctctttcacactattatttttaaaactacATATTTTAGCATATTGCAAGTTACAAAAGTTgcttggattaaaaaaaaaagatgctccCTAGAGATATGTGATGCCcagagaagagaaaaacatgTTACTTTGAGAACCTCTGTGCTCTACATGTACAAAAGCCTGAAAAACTTGATTTGGTTGTAGCTCAGAGGTGTTTGATTATACTCTACGTATATTTACAGATAGCTCACCAGTTGCCTCTCTCTGGACCACGTTTGCATATCTGTTGATCTTTGTGTCATCTGACTGAACGTAAcagaacaaaacacaacagctgACGAGACTCAGAAACAGCAGAAACAACACCAGAGAAATGCACAGTGGATATTTTTGGTGAATTACTGTAGCTGTGGTTTTAGTTTATTgctgaatattttttaaatgggaGGGCAGGGCAGGCAGATCGGGGGTCTGGCTCTGGTTGTGCTGGGAGTTTTAGGAGTGTGTTTGGCATGTGGACTACCAGTGTGGAGAGAGACGTCTTTTGTGGGAGCAAATATTATGACGGCACAATCGGTAAGTCGATATATATGCACAGagaaatatatttcacataCTACTGGTTAAATCTGATCATCTACCATGTTGTATCAGTAACAACAAATATACCTTACAGACTGTAAATAAGGAGGTTAGAATCAGCAGAGCATAACTAATCAAGGTCAATGTCTGACCTTAACTATTAtaggtcaacgcctaaccttaactattcgaggtcaacgcctaaccttaactattcaaggtcaatgcctaaccttaaagatagggtcgacgatgttggaaagctagtataatttgaaagtagcatcgcctcaggagctccgtctaaacccacccCCTCACTTGGGGCTCCtttgacggctcttttccggtcctttttcagagctcataagtaatggatcgctgtcgcggtgtaaagaccatttcaactacaataacaaatagtgtataccggataacatcgtcaaccctgcctttaactattcaaggtcaatgcctaaccttaactattagaagtcaatgcctaacattaaccatcttgcgagagtttcacAACTTGGGGGTTACTTTCTTAACACGAcccactggctctagagagaaacGTGCAAAACCAGCCGtcatctgacttctgttgcagtgttattatggtaaggatggcctctgagcgagcatggttttgcactcggcggctcacgttaccgcagtcttggaaagggaggagtgagcagaggggtactcagttggttgcaatcagCAACCgtaccgctagatgccgccaaatcttaCACATTGTACCTTTAAATTGAATTTTTAACTCTGCATCAACACAAAGCATGATTGAGCATATAAACTGCTTCCCACCACAAAAACAGGAATTCAGAGTTTATGGACCACCTCATCAAAACATCATTTCTTGTCGAGTTTTTCAAATCTTGCTGGCTgttccctctgtctctgtctctgtagaTATGGGACGGTCTGTGGTTACACTGTGTCCTTCAGGCCACAGGTCAGATGCAGTGCAAGAGACACACAACATCCACCACTATGACCTCTGACATCCAGGCTGGACGCGCCCTCACGTTGATCTCCATTATCGCCGGCCTCCTGGGCTTCATTGTCACCCTTCTCGGCGGAGGCGTAGCCAACTGTAGCGGCGCTCCACCTGATCCCTTACAGCCTACGACCACCTACTCCCCCAGAAAAAAGGTGCTGACGTTTTATTCATATCGTTTAGACTGGGTGTTTTGAGATCCGCAAGGAAACACTGTCATGGGCTGTAATATGGGCTGTTGATCCTGtatgttagttagtttgtgGCAATTTGAAGAAACACAGATGTATTTAGGAATATGCACTATGTAGGAATAATATCAAACATATAATCAAAGTGTTTAAGATTTTGACACATTTCTGCAAGACAGAGCCTCAAAATCAATAATGCAGGAGCCACCTCAAGGCTTTTCCCATTTCAGTTTAGATTGTGTTTCAGTGGTAAATAATACCAAACAAGTTTGTCATTCATTTCAAGTTTGAGCCAatcacggccgcagcttgttagcgaGAAAGAATcccagctgccaatcatgacgtctcacccctttttatagcactttgactttttagtttagCTCATATCCCATCCgttaacatggagggggcgggatttatgacctatactgcagccagccaccagggggcaaaccagatgttttggcttcacttttggggagttGTCATGTCGTCCTtctttatgtacagtctatggtccacacacacaccttgctTGTCGCTAAAAGTTGCAGGttgattgatggatgatgtCATGATCTTATTGGTTGAATTTGGTTGGTACTAGCTTACGTAAGCAcacgtcatattttgttttacaggaagaaaagattataatataaatcgttttttgtaattttttttgcatatattgttaaataggtgcacaatatgGCCGGGGTTGTGATCTGAAAGagttaaaaatgcatttttcatgtcATCTTGACTATAAAATTCCTGCCAAAAAGTTTTCATCTCGCGCCCTCTGCCCGCTCGCATAAAAGGCCTCTCATCTCAAGAATTTCAGTCCGAATTCGTCCCTGATGTCCTCTTTTTTTCCAGGCGTGTCTGCTGGGTGGAGCTCTGTGTGTCCTAGCTGGCATCCTTTGCCTGGTTTCAGTCAGCTGGTCTGCAGCAGCAACTATCTACATCTACAATGACCCCTTGCTGACAGCGGCCCTGAAGAGAGAGGTGGGCTCCTCCATCTACGTCGGCTGGGCCTCCTCTGTGATGCTCCTGCTCGGCGGTGCTCTGATCTGCTTCGTCTGTGGGGAGCAGGAGAGAACCCCACCTCCCCACTATTCCTACATCAGCACCAACTCTCAATACAGCGACGCTGCATCCCGCATGGCCACTCTGAGGTCTGATGACAGGAGAACAAACAGCTTGAGGATGTCTGACCGTCAGACGCCAAGCAGCATGGTAGTGCACGTGGCCCAAGTGCATGAGCATAACTCCCTGAATAAAGCTCAGAGCGGGCTCTATAATCAGCCTCAGTGGACACAACCAGCATCCGAGCAGTTTGGCCGTAATCCCTCAAACAGATCAGGGACACCAGACAAGGGGACGGGCTTATTCATGGGAATGAATCCAAATCTGGTGCGTGACGTTCCCAGCAGAGCCACAACAGTGCCCAGTGAATATTATTAGAATACCGCCTAAATCTGGATGGGGGATCTGCATGGATCATCGCTCTGAGAATGACTGAACACTATAATCACTTAACAGTGGTCACTGATCGTTTCTTTTCACGTTATTTAATGCTGATCATTGTTATCATTAATCGGGACATCTGGGTTTGTAAGCAGCGAACTGCTGGTGGACCAGTCATCACAAACTCATGCTGCTCAAACCGACGACATTTTATTTCTAATTCTAGTTTCCAAATATGTCCAATATATTTGATATATAATTATGGTGCAGccataacataaataaagtctAAAAGTGGAACTTTATAAACATAAACTTCAATGAAGAACTAGAACAAGATGATAcacaacatatacagtatattaccaGTGTGAAATAAGATTATTTCAACAACTATTAAAGCTACTTATGAGAAAATAAAAGGAGGAAATATGTGTGTTAAGGGCTTAATTGTATGAGTTGCACTGCtctttaaacacacattttataaaACAGAGTGAATAGGTTTCACACCtccttttatttttatcaaGAGAAGGAACATGTACACATTTTTGTAGAATAttatcttttccttttcttcctccagAGATAATGTTGTGATGACGAAATGcagatttcattttttttaatttattgcaTGATTTACTGAAATACGCTATGTAAAAAGATTAGGGTAAATATGATATCATATCATGTGGAATCCAAAGGAAAAACAGGAATTTGATCAGATGAAGATAAAAGTGCAAATTTGTATTTTTAGAATTAAAATCACGGTCATACAAGAGAGAAAATTAGCAATCATAATCACTTTTTCAGTTCAGATTCACTGCACTGGCTCATCTTTATGTGCTGGActgacttaaaggaccagtgtgtaacaattagggggatctattagcagaaatggaatataatattcatgactatgttttcattagtgtataatcacctgaaaataaaaatcgctgctcttcatatctacatagggagcgggacctcttcacggagtccaccatgttgttccgccatgtttctacagtagcccagaacggacaaaccaaacactggctctagagagagcctttcacgtttttacgttacctgaaggccaccgtagttctccgacacgcttgtgaaactgcggtaatgtgagttGTGGTACCACCAGCGGCCATCTgatttccgttgctcctaaagtagtgttattatggtaaggatggcttctgagcgaggtgaacggcgttaccgcgTTTTTTACACTCGGTGGCTCGCGTTACCGCAgtgttggaaagggaggagtgaacggaggggtattcagttggttgcaacctgcAACCACACCAGTAGATGccacaaaatcctacacactgtatctTTAATCCTTactttgtattgtattttttgttaGAAAAACTCCACTTTAATACAATGAATGACCTGAATGAAGGTCAGCTACAGCTTTCCTAAGTGCCACAACGTTAGCAAAGTGTCAGATTTGTGCTCAAGGACAACTTTTGCAGCACAGTTCAGCAGATATCTGCTGCGTCACTCTGCAACACAGTGAATACTGACCACGTCCACAGGCGGTGCTCTGTAACTGACCTCGCTCTGTTGtaggagaggaacaggaggggATTGCCCTCCAGGGATGTTGTCATGTGAGCATTCAAACACATACATGTCATCTTATTCTCTAGTATCGATAGTCATAGGAAGTCTGGGAACCATTTCAAAGCTATTGATCATTGCCAAATGGAAGCACTGACATTCACAGTGAATGACTCACATAATTCAGTGATACTAGGGCTGTGAATCTATCTGgagatacgatacgtatcatgaaaCTGAggtaatgattcaatatattgcgtcATATTTTGATGCTGTAAGCGTGGCGATATATTaacgatttttttttaaatctaattttaggaaaactgtcaaagTATAAAGACTATTGACTATAGCCATAGTATAAAGGCTATtatgaggactaacatcattacacatgaatacaattggactcattgaatccacaagagtctcagctttacagtcatacccaagTCTGTCCAGTCcaggactgtttagggaccccagtatgcagaaatatttaaatacatcatttttagaagaggcgaaaataagacatttatactacattaaaaaaactgcatgttttttgccccaaactgcatctgattatcataaagtgggcatatctgtaaaggggagacttgtgggtacccatagaacccattttcattcacatattttgaggtcagaggtcaagggacccctttgataatgccatgccagcttttcctcgccaaaattttgcgtaactttggagcattatttagcctccttcccaacaagctagtatccTCACTCTAACGTCTTTACTTGGGgatttaatgtgtgtttttgtagttAAAGGTTACATGAATAGTTGTACAAAGAGACAtgggtaataaatcacaactgGATGGTCTCACAGGTGTGAAAaacagtttaatttaattttaaattaatcaaaacaaaGCAGAAACTGGCGCTAAAGCTGAGGTTATCACAGTGACATTTTGTGAGTGAGTGCTGATCACTTGGTAAGTTCCTCTATGCAGAATTCCTTTCCTCCAAGCAAACACTGTACTGTCTACATTACTGATTTGTCCTTTTAAATGTACAGAACAATCATGCGTGTGTGTTGATGGGGGAATACAGTGTGTCTGTGGTCTGTATTTCAGTGGTTTTGACAACACAGGGGCTTCTGTGTGCATCTCTGTAGAGAAGCAATGTGGTCAGGTGAGATTTCTCCACAAACCAGTTTCAGCTGAGAGGCAACGGCGGCAAACTCCTCCTCTGATTTATCCCTTAACAACAAAACTTACAAGTGAGGCAGCCACTGTCAGCTTCTTCTCTAAGTGGGCAATAAAAACCTCTACCTGCTTCTTAGTCTGTCTCATAGGTAAATCAGCTCTCTGTAGCTCACGGTGTTGCTTCTTTGAAGACACCGACGGGGCTTCAGCATGGTGTCTGGTGGAAGACAGTGTCTGGGTTTGGTCCTGGCCATCATCGGCTTTCTGGGGAGCATCATCATCTGCGCTCTCCCCCCCCTGGAGAGTCACAGCCTTCATCGGTGCCAACATCGTCACCTCTCAGGTGATCTGGGAGGGTTTGTGGATGAACTGTGTGACCCAGAGTACGGGCCAGATGCAGTGCAAAGAGGCAAAAGTGCAAAGTGGCAATCGCCTCTggaatcatcttcatcatcgcGGGACTCTTTGTGCTTATCCCCGTCTGCTGGACCGCCAACTCCATCATTCGTGACTTCTACAACCCCGTCATGACCGACGCTCAGAGGAGGGAGCTGGGGGCCTCGCTCTACATCGGCTGGGGCGCCGCGGGGCTGCTGTTCCTGGGTGGGGCCCTCCTGTGCAGCTCCTGTCCCCCCAAAGACGAGAACGACTACAATGTGAAGTACTCCAAGGCTGTCTCTACGCACAGCAGCAAGGCCTACGTCTAGATCTTAGAGAAGCAGAACTGGGACTGTCTGTTTGAAAGTTTCACCCGCTGTTTGTCCCATGAAGATGAGTCCACCATTTACAACAATCATGTCCATAATGTGGTTGAAATAGATAGGAACGTTTGCAGTATGAGTGTAACTTAAGcatgtgttgtttgtctttttgaTGCAAGTTTTAGTCTCCATATAAGTTGTAAAATGTGCAGTTTTATacaatgtttttgtattttacaccATTACTCGTTTACACAGTTTTCCTTATATGTTGTTTGCACATAGTGTTTTGTATCCAAGCCTGATACTTTCTACTCTTCCTCGATCAAGCTGCGACTGATTCACAGAATTTTCTTCCGATTTTTAAGTCATTTGTAAGACAAATATTCGTCAGCATGTGAGACGTTTCCATCTCATCACtgcgttgttgttgttttttcaaagGGAAGAACAGTTACAGTGATGACATGCAACAGAAAACTCACTGAAAAGTGTATCAGGTTTTTCAAGTGTAAACAAAAGAATCCTTACAAACAGGTTGTGTGACAATGTGAGCTTCCTGCCAAAGAAGCGTTGCTAAATAAACAAAGAGACTGAGTGATaactgtgtgtatgttttcagtttgaatgtgtgtatgtagtagggctgtcaaaggaaacgcaaatttgttttaacgaaacacatttcaacaacatttctgtaatgcattaacacaatggatcttccggaggttgtactGGGCTCATtattgaagctagagtgaagataaggaatccattggtaactatgtcaaactagcttgcgcaaaggaggctaaataacgctccaaattttggcgaggaaaaattaccatggccattttcacaggggtcccttgacctctgacctcaagatatgtgaatgaaaatgggttctatgggtacccacgagtctcccctttacagacattcccactttatgataatcacatgcagtttggggcaagtcatagtcaagtcagcacactgacacactgacagctgttgttgccttgcAGTtgcagctgcagtttgccatgtcatgatttgaggatattttttatgctaaatgcagtacctgtgagggtttctggacaatatttgtcattgttttgtgttgatgattgatttccaatgataaaaatatacatatatttgcataaagtaagtatatttgtccactaccatgtggataagaatattaaatacttgacaaatctccctttaaggtacatgttgaacaaatgtgcgattaatttgcaattaatcgtgattcaatattttaatcgattgacagccctggtatgTAGTATTCcctctttaaactttaaactaaGTGCAGGGGAGAGATATTTCTTGTGTCCTTTAAACATGAGTATAGAATTGTGGGAAAACGAAAATTTAGTTTGTCAAAATGTTGTGGTgggaaaaatgaataaaagtacCCTTCTGAATTTTACAAAGGACGGCAAGATTAAAGATTATTTTGAGCCTGATTAAAATGTTAagtagtgtgtgcgtgtgtgtgtgtgtgcacgtgtgtgtgtttgcgtatgGGGAGGGGTTTTGCATGTTTCAAACAGGTTTTTCTGCGCAGTAGCCGCTGCTAGAATGAAACTGGTTTTGTCCCAGGAGATTGTGTTTCACATTGTTCTCCTCTTGTTACACAAATACATcctgcatgcacgcacactgaGCTTTCACAAGTATTAACTTTTGAATCAAATCTTATTTCTGCAGCAAGATAGTGTGTGACAGAACAAAGACGACGATGC
This window harbors:
- the LOC141753520 gene encoding claudin-4-like; protein product: MQTQLVGVCLAIIGFFGTILICGLPMWKVTAFIGANIVTSQVFWEGLWMNCVIQSTGQSQCKAYDSILALPQDLQASRALICVSIAVSVVAIGLTVVGARCTNFLRGDWLTKANIGLAGGLVFILAGLLCIIPVSLSAYSIITGFYNPLPTSERRGELGASIYVGWASGALLIIGGGVLGSTYRCRGREERRRVHRRQIRTVVENVR
- the LOC141753516 gene encoding claudin-4-like, with translation MGGQGRQIGGLALVVLGVLGVCLACGLPVWRETSFVGANIMTAQSIWDGLWLHCVLQATGQMQCKRHTTSTTMTSDIQAGRALTLISIIAGLLGFIVTLLGGGVANCSGAPPDPLQPTTTYSPRKKACLLGGALCVLAGILCLVSVSWSAAATIYIYNDPLLTAALKREVGSSIYVGWASSVMLLLGGALICFVCGEQERTPPPHYSYISTNSQYSDAASRMATLRSDDRRTNSLRMSDRQTPSSMVVHVAQVHEHNSLNKAQSGLYNQPQWTQPASEQFGRNPSNRSGTPDKGTGLFMGMNPNLVRDVPSRATTVPSEYY